CATTGCAGCAAGTTCAGGAGCCATGAATGCCAGCTGACTCGAGTGTATATCGATCACTAACATGATGTGAGAAATATTGTACTTGTAAACAATTTGGGATAGATGCTTCAAGGGAAAATACATGGGGATTGCAAAATTTAAGCCAgtcaatagaaagaaaaaaaaatcattagtgTAAATGAAAGATGATATTACAGGGCAGCATGGAAAGAACAATGCAGCTGCAATTCATTAAAGCAGGATCACACATCTTTTCAGTAGAAATGTAGAAGGGATTTACGAAATTCATCTCCAATGTATGCTTGCTCACAAGTGTGATCAGAACCTAGCAAAGTGGAAGgattcaaataaaatgaaattggttAATAACACATTTAAACTTgaccaatgacacacttttctTGTTTGGGAAATCACAACTACCTCAGGTGTTATTTTTAGGGGACAATTAGgtgtaatttttcaaataaggaTTAAGGGCTGCAAATATATAGCCACATTATCATTCAACTTAACATGCTATTCTAAGGCCCCTAATAAAATCTTCGATGACCATTGATCAATGTTTATTAACTTCTACATGTACCGATTCATTTGTCCACTTTCAAACCTCCCTGATTATTGCACACCAATACCATCATAATATATCCTAAGGAACCCTGCCAAAAGCGGAAGCTCCACCAATCAGTCAATCAAACATAATTGAACACTTTCGTTTTCAATTGAGACAACATAAATAGATCAATGATGCAAAGAAAAATTTGAACACTTTTTTAATGGTTGGTCTGAATTTGCTTACTTGGAGGAATCGATGCTATCAGAGATGGGAAAGCTGAGGGTGGCGTGGCGCATAAGGAGAAGATCTTGgatctttgaaaaaaatctaGGTCCACATCAACATTGAAAATACCTCAATGATTATCGGCTCAAGTAAAAGATGTAGATGCAACTTCGAAGTGCTCATAGTTGACTATTGAAATATTGGGAGAAATAAAGTCGAGATATTTAGTATAATTAGGAAAAAATtgctttcttttcattgtttcTGGTAGActattctaattctaattcttGATTATATTCCCTAACTTTATGATACCAATTCTCTTAACCTTgtatataaatacaatattgttgttatcgaataaatatatctttaattaGTTTAGTCTCAACATGTTAagattttatattgatattgtCAACAATGTTAATTCAAAtgacatttatattttaaaacaaatcaagactcttaattattttgattagatgtaaataaatataaatgttaaaaGTTGCATCTTATACAAAATGTGTCGGATGTTTTATCAGAACATGCCTTGAGAAATTTGCATCTAATGTCTCAAATGATAGGTAGATAGAGTCATGATTTGATATGACATTTAAAACTTCATTAAATACTttgtatgaaattttttgtaaaaatattcttAGAAGATCTATGAATCCAATAAAGAATAAATTCCTCAATTGCCATCAAAGAAAAGCTATATTGCACAGGACCTTCTTTGACACAAAGGAAGTGATTACCTGTTACAATGCACGCTTTGAAGGGTGGACTCTGCACAAGGAAAATGACATGCATTTAATGCAAACATTAAGTGCCCCTAACCACGACATTCATAACACAAAAATCAAGTGAAGAAATTTACCTGTTGTGAGACAACATGCACACTTGAAAATGAGACCtatataaaacaaaagctctgaagaTTTGAATAATCAATCTTGTGCGAAAAACATTCATTATTCTTTCTGCAAAAAACTTTTTGTATAATCTTGTAAAGTTAAATAGGGCTCTCAAAGCACCTTGAAcatattgagagaaaaagacTAAGTGCTGAGTGTACATCTGTTTGTAAGACGATTCTAGATTTAGTCTCTAAACAAACTACAACCATAAATCTCTTCTAATTTGTTTAGAACTAGCACTAACTTGTTAggacaaaaaatattgaatgcTAATCAAGCTTGAGGTAAAACTTGATTTGTAGAGTTAGAAGTGACAACGAACCAATACTTGTAACTTGTGAAAAGTTAATAGAACttgaaattttgtcaaaaactgAATGATGTACTCTTACTGGTAGAGACGAACCTAGTAGAGCTTTCTTTGTCTGatattttcttacttttattaTGCTTTCAACTGACCTGTGATTTATTTTTCGGcttttgaaaatatcttttgtttttcattgtCTGAGTGTATTTTTCATAAGATCTTATCTGTTTTACAAAATCTTATCTATTTTTCATTGTCTGAGTGCAATAtggtaaggaaaaaaaaatctacttaGGCATGCGGCTTTCTCGATGCAATCTACTTGATCTTGCAGCTTTCTCAATGCAATCTACGTGGTAAAATGCAAGAGATTCAAGTCTTTAAATATCACCTTAATCCCATGATTACCACTAACTTTACATAACGCAACATCCAATTTTATGCTTGCATTTTAAATAAGCATGGATACTCTGGAGTTAAAAAATGAATTGCATCTAGTGATTATACGAATGAATATACACTGAATTCGGTTAGGTTATTAGGGGGGCTGTAAAACGGACCAACACTTTAAGCCTAAACTTAAGAGCCCATAGATGAAGTGGGTTTGGTGATAATATCCCACATTTTAAATGGGTTGCAAAATAAGTCCACTGGCCATAAgttgtttatctttttatttttattttaataacaagcattttatatttaaatgagtgttactaacacattttttaatatactcttaatgcattttttactattagttaaaatttattcaagACTATAAAATTGCTAGCGAGAATCAATTAATTAGAAGTGGGAAACATAAAATTctgtaatttttaatgtatttcaactaataatataggaagtttatttctttaaaaggaGGAGTGAAATTTCAATAATGagagatttataataatttacggATATTATTTTCAAACAACTGATGTTAGACActattaataactaataatatagagtgtgttaaaaatatgatattaacatTTCTCTTTAAATATTGAAAACACCATTAGTTGGTAACATGACATAGTATTacaattgaatatatatttatatctagaaacaatattttaaaacttagtTTAAACAATAATTGATAGCACTGTAGAAATACTTTTgcaatataaatatagatatacTTCATAGCTTAAGATAATTTCCTCTTCATAACCCCCCAAACTTTTTAcgcatatataatttatattatagcatttgatataaaattataattttaaaagaattggaTTGTTTTCATTGAGAGATTAGTGAAATAgacttaatttgattatttgttgcagGGATTTTCCCTGTTCGTTTATCGGTGTTGTGAAAATCAAATTCTGGTAATTTTTAATGGCACGTGGTCACATTCAACAAAAGAATTGCTAGTTGCCAATAAGGAATGATCATAAGAGATAGGTGGTGCGTCAATACGACCATTAACAAAAATACCATTAATTAATAGTGATTTGTCACGTTTTTTTAATTCCCCTCTCACCCAATTTTGCAAATAAAACGAAAGTTCCTTTTTTTAGCAGACAAGTAACCTTAATACTCTATCTCAACTCCACAGATTCCTATATCTTTCACGTGACACTTGTCTCTCTGCGTCAAAGACACCTTCCAGCTTGAGCTCCGGGCATGGCGTCTTTACCTTCTAGTCGCAGCAACGGTGGTTCCAACGGCTTTGATTTGGGTTCCGGCGACATCCTTTGTTCGTACGAGGAGGACAATACCAACCACGATTCTTCTGACGGCACTCACATCGATCCCGCCAAGGTAACATAAACTTACCCACGGCGGCTTTCATAGTTGACTTCGTGTTTTTCACTCTTTTAAGGAAAATTCCGGATTTGGGTCTGAGCAAATGGCTAGGGTCTGGGGAAAGTTTTCATTTTTGGCAATATGTTTTGATCGTTTGGACGAATTGTTTTTCGTTGCTCTGTTTATTTCTCTGTTGGGTTTTTAGAAGCTTCTTGCATTCACTGCTGCGAAGGAAATTTGGTCGTGTTTTGTTCTTAGTATGTTAGTGAAACGAAGGTCTCGTTTTTGTTGAGTAGATTGCAGAGCCATTTGGCTGGGTTCTGCATGGATGCATGAGCTGGTTAATTAAGAGcacgaagaaaagaaaattttcaactGGTTGGGTGTGAATAAAATgaagatttctttttttctaatatagTTTGGGTTTGGGAACGGGGGATTTTCATTTTCCATGTTCCTTCATGTATGCCTCTGCTGGACTTTTCTTCAGTTAAGGATTTTTAGGCATCGATGCGAGATTGATGAGTACTGGTTGGcagaaagaagaatgaaagaggaATTTATGTTCAAGTGTAGAAAGGGTAGCTTTCTGCTTTGAAGCTCCTACCCAAGGGTTGGGTACACTGAATAAGAGGAGTGCTAGCAACATACTAGTTTCTAACTCATTCTTTCTAATACACTACCGtgtattggttaaaatttattgaaatttacaaaattatgacGGGGTGCATTAAATAAGAAGTGGTACCCATGCAATTTTGTGATTTACaacaattttcaaaatgtaTCAATAGAGTAATAGAAAAAGTGAGTTACATAATGTGTTGCCAGCATTTCTCCACTTACTAATGAGGATGAATGACTGTATGTTTGATAAACACATGGGACTTTTCTTTTAACTTATTATTGATTGGCCAATAAGGTTTTGTGCGGTCCATGTAGCCAACCTTACCTGGTGGATAAGGCTTTTGTTGTTATTCTATTGATTGGTCAATAGAATAACAACAAAGTTTAATAGTAggtcaataaaatttaattatatctagCAAATTTATTGGCCAAGATCaaagtagaaaaaaagaaaatgtaaatttaGGAGGGAGACTTGTGTCAACATGCTTATTTTAGtgtgtttaaactttaaagtagATGAACTTCTTCGGTGAGGATTGACAAGCATTATTTGTTTCCCTTGAGAAAAACAAAGTGACATAGGCTCATTGTGTTTAAGTTGAAATTGCGggtaatttgaatttctattagcTTGGAATTGTTTTACttgctttattttattgatttgacCGTTCTCAAGTTTAACATTTCTTAGATGGGATTTTGTACTTGCAATCATAATGGACCACATGTACTTTTTATGCCTATCAAGTGATCTTGGATCCCAAATCTGAAAATTCTACCTTTTTGCAGGGTTCTCATGCATCAAGGATGGCAAGAACATCAGTAGTTCCTGCTACAGCCTATAGTTCGTCTGAAGATTCTTTGAGCCAGGATGTGATTGCAATTGTTGAGAAGAGTATGAAAACACATGCTGACAACCTTATGCGGTTTCTTGAGGGACTTAGTACAAGGCTGTCACAGTTGGAATTATATTGTTACAATCTTGACAAATCAATTGGAGCAATGCAATCTGATTTAACTTGTGACCATGAGGAAACAGATTCAAAACTCAAATCTCTTGATAAACACCTTCAggaagtaagttttatttttaattgatagaATTCTGTTATGCCCTTCAAGTTAGCTTctatttctccttctttttttatgtGCTTGATTAATAGTTTTATCTTAAAGTAAGAAATTATATCTCTGGTGGATGAGTAGCTAGAAAATCATGTTCTCATCTGTatggtaaaaattaaaatgatgtcCGAGGCTGTTGTTTTTTAGTCAGTACTAGAAGCTATTGGAAAATGTCCTGTCTGAATCTGTTAACCTAAATGTTCATCTTGcgtgatttttttcttcaaggtTGTCTAttacaaaactattttttattcagCGTTGTTGTTGCTAAATTGAGAATCATTTATTGCTAGAATAATCCGTTTTTCCTTGCTGCTACTCCTATCAACATGAAAATTATGCTGTTCAGGTAGGCGGCAGCATACTCAGTTATAAACATGGATCTCAGAGCTATCCTTTATTAACATGTTACATGAAGCTGTTCACTTTTTGGCTGGCCACTTATACTTTGAGAGTTGACATCATTTTGCCATGTATTTAATTTTCCTGTGTTGCTTATATAGGTACACAGGTCTGTGCTAATTTTGAGAGACAAGCAAGAGCTAGCTGAGACTCGGAAAGAATTAGCCAAGCTTAAACATGTTCGGAAAGAATCATCTTCCTCAAGCCATTTGCAGTCAAATGAGGAGAGATCTTCACCTTCTTCCATGGATCCAAAAAGAATTGATAATGTATCTGACACACAGAACCAAGAGCTAGCTCTTGCCTTACCACATCAAGTTGCACCCCGGCAACAGCCTGTGGCATCCTCCTATCAAGTGCCAGCCCCAAATGTGAGCCAAGCCACTCAACGACCTCATTATTACTTGATGCCCACCCATTTGCCCAATCCACAAGCTGTTACTCAGCTTCCTCAGAATCAGTATTTGCCTTCTGATCCACAGTATCGAATTCCACTATCAACATCATCATCTCAGGTAATCCAATCCCCACCTGTGCAACAATTTTCACAGTATCAGCAGCTACAGTACCAACAACAGCAATGGGCTCCACAGTTACCACCACAGCAGGTGCAAGTGCCACCTCCACAACCACCCTCAGCAGTGTCTCAAGTGAGACCCCCCTCAACAAATGTTTACACTCCATATGCTACCAGCCAAGCTACAAATCCTCTTCCCACAGAAACACTACCAAACAGTGTGCCAATGCAAATGCCTTATTCAGGAATTCCACCCCAAGGATCTAGCAGTGGTGGTGGCGGCAGTGATGCTATGCCATATGGATATAGCGGAGCTGGTAGAACAGTTCCTCAGCAACCTCTGCTCCAGCACATGAGGGGCTCTTTTTCAGCACAGCCAGGTGATGTGTATGGAAATAGTGGAACGCACACCATGCGTCCTCCGGCTAGTTCCTACAATGTGTATGATGGTGAGAATGCCAGAGCACATTATCCACCTGAACCTTCTCATTATGCTCAAGCTGGATATCCTCCAACTAGTGCATCCCTTCACAACCCTGCATCACATAATCTTATGGTCCCGAGTCCTAGCCAGTCACAATTTATTCGTAGCCATCCCTACAATGATTTGATCGAGAAATTTGTGAGCATGGGATTTAGAGGCAATCATGTAGCAAGCATTATCCAGAGGATGGAGGAAACTCAGCAACCTATAGATTTTAACTCTGTACATGACCGGTTGAATGTGCATAATCCCCAGAGGGGATGGTCAGGGTAAAGAACTTGTACTGCATATACCGTTTGAACAATGGTGTGCACCAAATTCTGTTTGAACAGTGTTATCCTGCATGTCCTGTATAAACAATGTTGTCTCCGTTCAAACCCTCAAATCATTGCGTGTTTTAGTATGCATGTAATAACAAACCTTGATGTAATGTGCACTGTATTATCGTATATAGCATATATTATATACAAGATTTAGTGTCGATTCAGTGAACGGAATTGAATGTTGTTAAATTATTTGAAGTTGAATCATTTAAAATCAACCCGTGCAAAGTAACTCAGCAATGGTAACCTAAAACTGTTGCGTGTAACAAGTGCTTGTCATTCAtaaccattttcttttattctattGGTCACTACATTTTTGGTTATTTTACATTTGATTCAACCGGTTTGGTCTGATTAACGGAGAATTAATCTTGCGTCACCAAATCAATTAAGAGTTTACTTCTAAGTaggttcttatttttttatttttttttgagttcataaactaaaaagagcataggtttttgaagttagTTTATGATAGCTTGAAACTGTTATGAAAATTCTAAAAACTCaagagatttaattaaaaaaatatatgatcaaggattttatttatttttattttatttcacatatttgaaaattttcgaATAGTTCAAGCATTAATCGAgtaatttaacttataaaatattctaaaatatttattacaaattttatgtataacaatttataattcGATGATAACATCCAAAATTTGTATGAGTACATTAtagttaaattctatttttatgactttttttatttgttcatcacatgcttttttttcttgttttgaatttattttttctaatcatgatattaatacaaaataatctccaataaaaataatgattaatgtTTGTCGAAGAATATAAATGCTgacaacataaatattttttctttatcttttcatcacattcttctctttttttcttctgttatttctctttattgaaaacaaattatGCACATTTATTGTATAAGTATACTTCTGTTCATTTCTCAATTGAAGGAGCTAAGTGCTAACCGCAAGGCTGTCAAGGCATAGCTTCATAGGTAtagaaaaggaagagagagaaaaaagaaaagaaaagaagaactcAACGTGGTAACTGGTAACTAACTAACCCGCCTTTTGTTGATTTGTTCTTTCCGCGCTATAACCGTTACACTTCCCACCAGGCAAGACAAACCATGTAGTGTAGACCAACATCTTTATGGAATCATTGTCcttaatgaaacaaaaaaagggacATTTGCACATCTTTATATATGATCCCAGTAAATGAATGAGTTTGATACTgttcttaattttaatacattGCCACATCTTTACAGTAATGCCCaaaaaatatgttcttaattttaattatattttgtatgttcttatatatttttagaataattggTCATGGTATGTGATAATATACTGCATCTGTGGATCATAGCAGGTTGGTTTCCGTGGAGACAATTGGGCTTGGAGTGAGGGAACACATTTTTACCGGTTCTGTTTCCTCTCTTGTATGGTTCATGTCAGGTCAAGAAACGAGTTTTGTCACATTGGGGCAGAGGGTTTTGGCAAACCCTCTCAAAGTTCAAATGCATTATGGCCACCCTGATGTGTTTGACAGGTTTTGGTTCATAACTAGAGGTGGTGGCATCAGCAAAGCCTCAAGAGTGATCAGCATAAGCGAGGACATCTTTGCCGGCTTTAACTGCACACTTCGTGGAGGTAATGTCACGCATCATGAATACATTCAGGTTGGAAAAGGAAGGGATGTTGGATTGAACCAAATATCAATGTTTGAAGCAAAGGTTGCAAGTGGAAATGGGGAGCAAGTACTAAGCAGAAATGCGTATAGATTGGGCCATAGGCTTGATTTTTTTCGTATGTTGTCATTCTTCTACACTACAGTGGGGTTCTTTTTCAACACAATGATGGTGGTTCTCACCGTATATGTATTCTTATGGGGCAGATTGTTGCTTGCTCTTAGTGGCATTGAAGATGCTATGGAAAgtaacagcaacaacaacaaagcacTAGGTATAATCTTGAATCAGTAGTTCATAGTCCTAATTGGACTTTTCACTACCCTTCCAATGATTGTGGAGAATTCCCTTGAACAAGGGTTCCTTCAAGCTGTTTGGGACTTCTTGACCATGCAGCTCCAACTTTCATCAGTTTTCTACACGTTCTCTATGGGCACATGCAGCCACTTCTTTGGAAGAATCATCTTGCATGGTGGAGCAAAATACCGAGTCACGGGGCGTGTCTTTGTAGTGGAGCATAAGAGTTTTGCAGAAAACTATAGACTCTATGCTCGCAGCCATTTTATGAAAGCAATTGAACTGGGGCTAATAGTAACAGTTTATGCATCACACAGCACTGTAGCAACTGACACGTTTGTTTACATTACCATGACCTTCTCTAGTTGGTTCTTGGTTGCATCATGGATCATGGCACCGTTTGTGTTCAATCCTTCTGGCTTTGACTGGTTGAAAACTGTGTATGATTTTGATGACTTCATAAACTGGATTTGGCACCGCCAAAGGGTGTTTGCTAAAGCTGAACAAAGCTGGGAAAAATGGTGGTACGAAGAGCAAGGTCATCTTAAGGTAA
Above is a window of Glycine soja cultivar W05 chromosome 12, ASM419377v2, whole genome shotgun sequence DNA encoding:
- the LOC114380310 gene encoding abl interactor homolog, which produces MASLPSSRSNGGSNGFDLGSGDILCSYEEDNTNHDSSDGTHIDPAKGSHASRMARTSVVPATAYSSSEDSLSQDVIAIVEKSMKTHADNLMRFLEGLSTRLSQLELYCYNLDKSIGAMQSDLTCDHEETDSKLKSLDKHLQEVHRSVLILRDKQELAETRKELAKLKHVRKESSSSSHLQSNEERSSPSSMDPKRIDNVSDTQNQELALALPHQVAPRQQPVASSYQVPAPNVSQATQRPHYYLMPTHLPNPQAVTQLPQNQYLPSDPQYRIPLSTSSSQVIQSPPVQQFSQYQQLQYQQQQWAPQLPPQQVQVPPPQPPSAVSQVRPPSTNVYTPYATSQATNPLPTETLPNSVPMQMPYSGIPPQGSSSGGGGSDAMPYGYSGAGRTVPQQPLLQHMRGSFSAQPGDVYGNSGTHTMRPPASSYNVYDGENARAHYPPEPSHYAQAGYPPTSASLHNPASHNLMVPSPSQSQFIRSHPYNDLIEKFVSMGFRGNHVASIIQRMEETQQPIDFNSVHDRLNVHNPQRGWSG